The Xenopus laevis strain J_2021 chromosome 5L, Xenopus_laevis_v10.1, whole genome shotgun sequence genome has a segment encoding these proteins:
- the prorsd1p.L gene encoding prolyl-tRNA synthetase associated domain-containing protein 1 (The RefSeq protein has 1 substitution compared to this genomic sequence): MAGDLRQELLAYLHELDIRPVCAEHPEVFTVEEMMPHVQHLGGAHSKNLFLKDKKKKGLWLVSVLHDRQVNLNDLAKKLNLGSGNLRFADEASMLEKLKVGQGCATPLALFCDRGDVQFVLDAQFLEGGYERVYFHPMTNAATLGMTPQEFVTFLKKTGHDPIIIHFD; the protein is encoded by the exons ATGGCCGGGGATTTGCGACAGGAGCTTCTCGCTTATCTGCACGAGCTCGACATCCGGCCTGTGTGCGCCGAACACCCTGAG GTGTTTACGGTGGAGGAGATGATGCCGCACGTTCAGCACTTGGGAGGAGCTCACAGCAAGAACCtgttcttaaaggacaagaagaAGAAAGGTTTGTGGTTGGTGTCGGTTCTACACGACAGACAAGTGAATCTCAACGATTTGGCCAAAAAGCTGAATTTGGGCAGTGGGAACCTCCGGTTTGCGGATGAGGCTTCGATGCTGGAGAAACTGAAAGTCGGCCAAGGCTGCGCCACCCCCCTCGCCCTCTTCTGTGACAGGGGAGACGTGCAGTTTGTGCTGGACGCCCAGTTCTTGGAAGGAGAGTACGAGCGAGTTTATTTCCATCCCATGACAAACGCAGCCACCCTGGGAATGACGCCCCAAGAATTTGtcacttttctgaaaaaaactggacACGACCCCATAATTATTCACTTTGATTGA